The window CGCAAACCAAGACGTCCATCGATGGGAGCCTCGATTCGGGTGTAGCCGAGCTGGAGTCTTGCATCCTCGACCTGGGCCTCATTGGCGGCGAGAGCACCGCTTCGCTCAGCCACGCGAGCTTGGGCGGCGTCGAGCTCCTGCGCTGTCACGAGGGTCTTTTCGAAGAGCTGCTTCAGCCGCTCGAGATCGCGCTCGGCATTGTGGAGCTGCGCCAGGTTTTGCTTCTGATTGCCCTCGGCTTGCGCCAGCTTGATCTGGTAGGGATCAGGATCGATCTCCGCGAGGAGGTCGCCCTTCCTGATCTTTTGACCTTCAGTGAAGGCGACCCGGATGAGCTGGCCCTCGACACGACTGCGCACGGTCACGGTGTTGAGTGGAGTGACGGTTCCAATCGCCTTCAGATAAACGGCAAGGGAGTCCCTTTTTGCGGCAACGGTCTTGACCGGCACGGCCTCCGCTCCACCGAAACCTCCGGATCCATGGCGGAAGGAAAAGCCCCGGGATTGAGGCGGCTGGCTTGCTGACTTGAAACCGAAATACCAGACCCCCCCTGCGAAAACGGCACCGATTGCGGCGAATATCAGCCAACGTCGCTTGGATGAGGGCGTGGGAGAAGACATAGTGCGGAATAGTAGACGCAATCCCCTGACGGAAGGTGACGCGGATGGCGAAAAATAGAGATGAAACGGTTGTTTACCGCGTGCAAGGTTCCCCAACGCAAAGTCGGAAAAAAGAATCGGCTAACGCTTTGCGCCATGCATGCGGAGCACATCACTGATGGAGACCGGGCTGCCTCCCTGGCGCTTGCTTTCATCGGCGGCTTCCATGAATGCCAGCACCTCAATCATTTCGTCGTGGGAAACAGGTGCCTTTCTCGTCTGGAAGAAGGAAACTATCTCTCTCACGAGAGGGGCATAGTCCGCCTTGAGATCATCGTTGATCACTCCGGTTTTCAGCAAGGCTTTGAAGCCGTACCCGGCATTCGCGTCGCGATAGCCCTGAAAAGTTGCGACCCGCCCATCCGCCCACCGGCCAGTGACGACATCCACGTCGGGGGCATGAGTGCGCACCACGGTCTGGCAGCCCGTGCCGAGGATCGCGTACAGAATCTCAACGCCGTGTACGCCGTACCAAAAGAGGTCAGGATGATGAGGCTCGAGTGTGCACGGCGACTGGCTTGTCAGCGCGCGGATGGCCGCGCGGGTGTCAGGGCTCAGCTTTGTCACGGACTCCGCATAGCGCAGCGAGGACGCGCTGAAAAACGGCACGTTGTATTTTTTGGCGAGAGCCACGATCTCGAGTCCCTGCCCAAGCGTGCCTGCAAGCGGTTTGTCGATGAACACGGGTTTGCCGGTGGGGAACACGATTCTTGCGATCTCCAGATGCTTTCGTCCGTCCACGTTCTCGATCATGACGCAGTCCACCTGGCCCAGGACTTCCTCGATTGAATCGCAGAGTTTTACGCCGTACTTTTCGCTCAGGTCCTTCGCAAAGCCGGCGATCCGGTCGATGCTCGCCTTCTGCATGTCCGGACTTCCGCTGCGAAACGCCGCGACAACAGTTGCGCCGGACAGGTGATTCGACGCCTTTGGGTCGTTGAGCATCTTTGTGAATGCCACGGCGTGGGACGTGTCCAGGCCGATCATGCCGATCCTGAGACCGGCATCCGCACCAGGCGCGGCGGTGAGTGAAGTGGCGAAAATCATGAAGGGAGGAAGCAGACGCAGGAAGGAGGATGGATGAATCATGGTTGAAAAAGTTCAGGTTTTCGCGCCGGCCAGGTAGGGCGGCCGGGCGGACTCGTGAAGCAGAAACCGGGCGCGGTTGTGCAGGAGCGGATCCTCGGGATCCAGCCGGACGATGTCGTCGTTGTTCGCATCGATGGAAAGCCAGGGACCCGCAGCCAGCCGGTCGCGGGTCAGGTCGACGTTGTTCGCGCGAAGATGAGAGAGAAAGTCCTCCAGGATGGGCGCGCCTGCCGTGGATGCGGCGAATCGATCCCTGATGCCTGCGACGCCAGCGGGTGATCCCAGCCGGTGGGAGATATTGCCGTAGTGGCATACCGAGGCGGAGAGATGGCCGATGGACGGCGGTGCGTTCACGTGCGACGGGTCGTTTCTGCGAATGGCCTCGAGGAAATTGGACATGTGCGCAGAGCCTCCGTCGGCGGGGAACTTCCGGACCAGTTTGCCCTTTGAATCGTACGCGGATGCGCCGGTGAGTGCCGTGAGATAGCCGCCTTCACAATGGATGATCGTTCCGGCGCGAATGCCGAGACGATTGTCCGAGTAAGTGACTCCCGTCTTCGCGGGAAGACCGCGATTCTCGAAAAATATCGGGCATCGTTCGTGGTCGTAAACGACAAGCATTGAATTGGGCGTTTCGGCGGAGTCATTGACGACAAAGCGTCCGCCGACGGACATGACGCGGCGCGGGGCCCGGTTGTCGTTCAGCAGTGCGAAAGCCAGGTCGAGAACGTGCACGCCGTTGTTTCCCAACTCGCCATTCCCGGTGTCCCACATCCAGTGCCAGTCGTAGTGCAGCTTCTCGCGTCGCAAGGGAACAACCGGCGAGGGACCGCAGTAGCGATCGTAGTCCAGCCAGTCCGGGTACCAGGGCAGGACTTCCTTCACCGCGGTGCGGTGGCTGTAGTAGACGGCATGGACGTGTGTGATGCCGCCCAGAGCGCCGGAGCGGACAAATTCGCCCGCCTCGGCGAGACCGGCGTCCGTGCGGCGCTGCGTGCCGACCTGGACCACGCAGCCTGAGGCTTTTGCCGCCTCGATCATGGCCCACCCTTCGTGCACGGTGTGGGACATGGGTTTCTCGACGTAGACGTGCTTGCCCGCCTGCAGTGCCCGGATTGTGAGCAGACCGTGCCAATGATTGGGAGTGGCGATGACCACGGCATCGACGTCGTTGCGCTCCAGCAGCAGCCCGGCGTCCGTCGTGGTGAACGGACGGTGACGGTCCGCTGGAAAATTCGAAGACACCGCTGCGAGGGTGCGCGGATCGACGTCGCAAAGTCCGGCGATTTCGACGCCTGGGGTGGCCAGGAGACCCTTGAGATGATCGGCACCCTTGGTGCTCAGCCCGACGATGCCCATGCGCACTGTGTCCGAAGGGGTGCGGAGCACGGAGGGTGCGGCGCGCAGGTTGCGGGACAGGCCGGCGGTTGCGGCGACGGCCGCAGTGGATAGAAAACGACGGCGGTTCCAGGGAGAGGGGAGGGAGGCCATGGCGCGGGAGAGGGATCAAAGTGAAGATTCGTCTGACGAAGTGCGAACGCTTTTACCGCGAAAGTACCGCAAGAGCGCGCCGAGGCGCGTTCGCTCCTCTCCACGGGGCGGAAAGGAGTGGCGGCAACCATTTCATTTGCAACAAATAGCAGCCATTGCCGGGCGATTCTCCATTCGTCCTGCTCCGGCCTTGACCTGCGGTTGAATACCGGCACTTTTCGCCGGTTTACCGCACGCTTGCCTGATGGTGTAATGGTAGCACAGGCGACTTTGACTCGCCTAGTCATGGTTCGAATCCATGTCGGGCAGCCAAATGAGGATCAGCAACTCAGGTGATAAATCGGAAATGGTGAAAATTAGATGTCCCGATTTTCGCCCGTTTTTCAAGGGCATGTTCCCTGTGGCTGCATGGAGATGGAGCGATTCAGTTTGCCGTGCGAATTGCGCTCATGAACGGGGAATTGCCTCCGGTGACTGGCGAGCCCCATAAGCCGGATGGTGCATCTTTGAGCGCGCCGGAGTTTTCCAGTGCCGCGACGCTGTTTTCCCAAGAGTTGCACGGCAGGCTGATGGAAAAAGTGATCATCCGGCCCAGAAGTCTGATGAACGGTTCAGGGTTTTCGCCGACGGTCAGCGCTTCCAGATACGAGAGATAGTCTCCGCGAAGGGATGTGGGCACGATCAGGCGGCTGCAGTTACGGGCGGTCAGCTCGGCATTGAGGAAGAGCCGCGCGAGCCGGCCATTGCCGTCGTTGAACGGATGCACTTCGGCGATGGCGAACATCATGAAGGCACCCCGTGCCACTGGCTGCTCGAGGTGTCGGCCGATCTCAAAGGACTGCCGCAGGGTGCCGCGCACCAATTCCGGATTCACAAATTCGCGGGTTCCCACACGGTTGGCGGTTTCCTTGAAGCGGCCCGGGCCGACATCGAGCCTGTCGTGCATCAAGCGGGCGTGCCGGACTTCAAGCAACCGGAGAAAGTCATTGGCATCACTCGGGATCTCCCGGCAATTGTGGCCGTCCGTAGCGAGGTGAAATGTGGAAAGTATATCGTGCGCGTCCTTGGGGCGCGCGGGCGGCAACTTGTGGTCAAACACGATTTCCCGCGCCTCTTGGATCGTGAATACCGTGCCTTCGATATAATTGGAAAAATAGGCCTCCCAAAAGGCGTGCAGCCTGCGTTCGACCTGCGGTCGCTCGGGCAATGGCGCGAAGCATTCCGTCGCCAGCCGGGTGGCGAGCCGGGTAAAGAGAGCCAGGCGATCCGGGTCGTAGGGTTCGCGGCGTGCGCGGGCCCGGCCGACCGCTGAAACCAAGGTCTCTGCATGGGTCCCCTCCACGAGCGCGGTGATCATGGTGCGCGCGCGCAGGGCGCTTTCCGCGAGATCGAGCATGGGGGCGAGTTCTTCGGCGGCAACCAGGAGCCGGCGGAGTTCATCCGGCCCATGAATCCGGCACAGCCGGTCGAGCCATCCCTCCACCGCGGCGCGACCGAGGGTCTTGCGTTCAGCGCCTCCGCGCGCGCGACTTTCCGTCAAGTTCTCCAGGAGAGCGCGGGGGCGCGAGGCAATGAACAGATCGGCGCCGAGCTGCGTATCGCCCGCCT of the Opitutaceae bacterium genome contains:
- a CDS encoding MdtA/MuxA family multidrug efflux RND transporter periplasmic adaptor subunit, with the protein product MSSPTPSSKRRWLIFAAIGAVFAGGVWYFGFKSASQPPQSRGFSFRHGSGGFGGAEAVPVKTVAAKRDSLAVYLKAIGTVTPLNTVTVRSRVEGQLIRVAFTEGQKIRKGDLLAEIDPDPYQIKLAQAEGNQKQNLAQLHNAERDLERLKQLFEKTLVTAQELDAAQARVAERSGALAANEAQVEDARLQLGYTRIEAPIDGRLGLRQVDPGNLIRPGDANGLVVITQTQPISVVFTIPEVDLQKVLDPLRAGKVLRTEAWDRNEQNLLETGVLKTVDNQINIATGTVRLKAEFPNADEILFPNQFVNIRLRVNTIEDAVIIPADAVQFGSRGTYVYVVDAKNKSMIHDVVLGPSDGTWQAVTQGVAAGDQVVLEGLDRLREGRTVQIVNGTPSPPAPPTPRARSS
- a CDS encoding Gfo/Idh/MocA family oxidoreductase is translated as MIHPSSFLRLLPPFMIFATSLTAAPGADAGLRIGMIGLDTSHAVAFTKMLNDPKASNHLSGATVVAAFRSGSPDMQKASIDRIAGFAKDLSEKYGVKLCDSIEEVLGQVDCVMIENVDGRKHLEIARIVFPTGKPVFIDKPLAGTLGQGLEIVALAKKYNVPFFSASSLRYAESVTKLSPDTRAAIRALTSQSPCTLEPHHPDLFWYGVHGVEILYAILGTGCQTVVRTHAPDVDVVTGRWADGRVATFQGYRDANAGYGFKALLKTGVINDDLKADYAPLVREIVSFFQTRKAPVSHDEMIEVLAFMEAADESKRQGGSPVSISDVLRMHGAKR
- a CDS encoding Gfo/Idh/MocA family oxidoreductase, which encodes MASLPSPWNRRRFLSTAAVAATAGLSRNLRAAPSVLRTPSDTVRMGIVGLSTKGADHLKGLLATPGVEIAGLCDVDPRTLAAVSSNFPADRHRPFTTTDAGLLLERNDVDAVVIATPNHWHGLLTIRALQAGKHVYVEKPMSHTVHEGWAMIEAAKASGCVVQVGTQRRTDAGLAEAGEFVRSGALGGITHVHAVYYSHRTAVKEVLPWYPDWLDYDRYCGPSPVVPLRREKLHYDWHWMWDTGNGELGNNGVHVLDLAFALLNDNRAPRRVMSVGGRFVVNDSAETPNSMLVVYDHERCPIFFENRGLPAKTGVTYSDNRLGIRAGTIIHCEGGYLTALTGASAYDSKGKLVRKFPADGGSAHMSNFLEAIRRNDPSHVNAPPSIGHLSASVCHYGNISHRLGSPAGVAGIRDRFAASTAGAPILEDFLSHLRANNVDLTRDRLAAGPWLSIDANNDDIVRLDPEDPLLHNRARFLLHESARPPYLAGAKT
- a CDS encoding Fic family protein, producing MPLLFGSSDSSEANRLARMIKRKEARKLASRIYTTDLTTAPEELVRSDLPAIIRHFYPGAVISHRTAIEAKPSPAYVYHVTHGRKNKIHKLPGVTLRVWKGAAAQAGDTQLGADLFIASRPRALLENLTESRARGGAERKTLGRAAVEGWLDRLCRIHGPDELRRLLVAAEELAPMLDLAESALRARTMITALVEGTHAETLVSAVGRARARREPYDPDRLALFTRLATRLATECFAPLPERPQVERRLHAFWEAYFSNYIEGTVFTIQEAREIVFDHKLPPARPKDAHDILSTFHLATDGHNCREIPSDANDFLRLLEVRHARLMHDRLDVGPGRFKETANRVGTREFVNPELVRGTLRQSFEIGRHLEQPVARGAFMMFAIAEVHPFNDGNGRLARLFLNAELTARNCSRLIVPTSLRGDYLSYLEALTVGENPEPFIRLLGRMITFSISLPCNSWENSVAALENSGALKDAPSGLWGSPVTGGNSPFMSAIRTAN